The Pseudarthrobacter sulfonivorans genome includes a window with the following:
- a CDS encoding MFS transporter, producing MAKTAEKATKPVDWSKWIRFALLVMAGGTIYKLANLKDAFYVPMQEAMGLSHTEIGTLLSVNSIVATVLFIVGGYLADRFSTRILIPLGLVGTGALGLFLSTFPGFGTLLLVFALLAVCSDCLVWPALLKSIRQLGGSKEQGRLFGLLEGGRGVVDTAVAFSALGIFVLLGSGTGGFRAAVAFYAIIDVVVGVLLFLLLRTQTSEQASERPAQTKQKAGLGEIWRAAKLPQLWWVSFTVFMVYVVYCGLTYFIPYLTYIYGLPVALVGAYGIINQYGLKILGGPLGGVLADKVFKGASRYIRLAFLCLIPVVAVLLLLPADPSSQIPAMIVTLLFSLIVFTMRGVFWAPMDEVGIPEETSGTAFGIACLVGYAPGMFAFIVYGAILDANPGAGGYHIVFIVLAALALVGAIVSSGLVRAARARRAVAEV from the coding sequence ATGGCTAAAACCGCCGAGAAGGCCACGAAACCAGTCGACTGGAGCAAATGGATCCGCTTCGCTCTGCTCGTTATGGCCGGCGGCACGATCTACAAGCTCGCCAACCTCAAGGACGCGTTCTACGTCCCCATGCAGGAGGCCATGGGCCTCAGCCACACCGAGATCGGTACGCTCCTGAGCGTCAACTCGATCGTCGCGACGGTGCTCTTCATCGTCGGCGGTTACCTCGCCGATCGGTTCTCCACCCGGATCCTCATCCCTCTTGGCCTGGTCGGCACCGGAGCGCTGGGCCTGTTCCTGAGCACCTTCCCGGGTTTCGGCACGCTCCTCCTGGTGTTCGCGCTGCTCGCCGTGTGCTCGGACTGCCTAGTCTGGCCCGCGTTGCTCAAGAGCATCCGGCAGCTTGGCGGTTCGAAGGAACAAGGGCGGCTCTTCGGCCTGCTCGAGGGCGGTCGCGGTGTCGTCGACACCGCCGTGGCGTTCTCCGCACTGGGAATCTTCGTCCTGCTCGGTTCGGGGACCGGCGGATTCCGCGCGGCCGTCGCCTTCTACGCCATCATCGACGTCGTCGTCGGCGTGCTGCTGTTCCTGCTGCTTCGCACTCAGACCAGCGAGCAGGCGAGCGAGCGTCCCGCCCAGACGAAGCAGAAGGCCGGCCTCGGCGAGATCTGGCGCGCGGCGAAGTTGCCCCAGCTGTGGTGGGTGAGCTTCACCGTGTTCATGGTGTACGTCGTGTATTGCGGTTTGACCTACTTCATCCCCTATCTGACTTACATCTACGGGCTGCCCGTCGCACTGGTGGGCGCCTACGGCATCATCAACCAGTACGGCCTGAAGATCCTCGGCGGCCCGCTCGGCGGAGTTCTCGCGGACAAGGTGTTCAAGGGTGCGAGCCGGTACATCCGGCTGGCGTTCCTGTGCCTGATCCCGGTGGTGGCGGTGCTGCTGCTCCTCCCGGCCGATCCGAGCAGCCAGATCCCGGCCATGATCGTGACCCTGCTGTTCTCGCTGATCGTCTTCACCATGCGGGGTGTGTTCTGGGCGCCGATGGACGAAGTGGGGATCCCGGAGGAGACCAGCGGCACCGCCTTCGGAATCGCCTGCCTGGTCGGCTATGCCCCCGGGATGTTCGCGTTCATCGTCTACGGGGCAATCCTCGATGCGAATCCGGGAGCCGGTGGCTACCACATCGTGTTCATCGTGCTCGCGGCGCTCGCGCTCGTGGGAGCGATCGTGTCCAGCGGGCTCGTGCGGGCCGCCCGGGCCCGACGGGCAGTGGCCGAGGTCTGA
- a CDS encoding alpha/beta fold hydrolase produces MSVRQESATWAGTLRRHTIPTGLGPCTVRVQQGTGSPGSGTVEVYLHGAAGSWTTFQPLLSEASPRDRVLIDLPGWGESTKGARLEHFRIEAMARAVTEVLTLLGYPRWNLVGHSMGGFLALHIAAAWPERTASVAAISATTFGVSEAAHKPLRSLSRFPAFVGMRLLMRSLAALGPAGLALVRAVGATPVMGPLTSPLFADPAGMSAGVIRGLGRDARPASFSAAARAVANYDFDQWRGIRCPVLATRGDADVFTSLSDLDRLAAMVPNAQTVTIPRCGHFANVEQPEHVRLLLEDLWTDAQ; encoded by the coding sequence ATGAGCGTTCGGCAGGAATCCGCGACGTGGGCGGGCACGCTGCGGCGGCACACCATTCCAACCGGGCTGGGCCCGTGCACGGTGCGTGTCCAACAGGGCACCGGGTCTCCGGGGTCCGGCACAGTGGAGGTGTATCTTCACGGCGCCGCGGGATCCTGGACCACCTTCCAGCCGCTGCTGTCCGAAGCATCGCCCCGCGATCGTGTCCTGATTGATCTGCCGGGCTGGGGCGAATCCACCAAGGGCGCCCGGCTGGAACACTTCCGCATCGAGGCGATGGCACGCGCCGTCACCGAGGTGCTGACCTTGCTCGGCTACCCGCGATGGAACCTCGTGGGCCACTCCATGGGAGGCTTCCTGGCGTTGCATATTGCCGCGGCGTGGCCGGAGCGGACCGCCAGCGTTGCCGCCATTTCGGCCACGACATTCGGCGTGTCTGAGGCCGCCCACAAGCCACTGCGCAGCCTGTCTAGGTTCCCGGCGTTTGTCGGCATGAGGCTGCTGATGCGCTCACTGGCGGCCCTGGGTCCGGCAGGGCTGGCCCTGGTCCGTGCAGTCGGCGCCACCCCCGTGATGGGACCGTTGACGTCACCGCTGTTCGCCGATCCCGCAGGCATGTCCGCAGGGGTGATCCGCGGGCTCGGCCGCGACGCCCGTCCGGCCAGCTTCTCCGCGGCCGCCCGGGCAGTGGCGAACTACGACTTTGACCAGTGGCGCGGCATCCGCTGCCCCGTGCTGGCGACCCGCGGGGACGCTGACGTGTTCACGTCTCTCTCCGACCTGGACCGGCTGGCCGCGATGGTGCCGAACGCGCAGACTGTGACGATCCCGCGCTGCGGCCACTTCGCCAACGTCGAGCAGCCGGAACACGTGCGACTACTACTCGAGGACCTGTGGACGGACGCGCAGTAG
- a CDS encoding cytochrome P450, which translates to MSLATDPNTTDIQQCPFSGAALAGEEARMPDPVAAPGMGPKPALETDPGVFYDPLSYAAYDHPYELYKILRDKAPVYYNERRDLYVVSRYTDVQAGLRNHGQLSSALGNDMDGTHASYGAGNLIMVDAPRHTSLRSAVRRVFVGREILAKEDGIRALARHLITELRENGGGDFATEVALPLAIGAATKMIGMAVEDSGMLQEHLLRSMVRTVGEFGVPDDAAVSNQEAEEHLADVFGKRSEEVEAGGTATGSDAIAQIILGMHAGKVEPDEQVGLAHLILSAAIDAPAALLTNLVATLDKFPAFQRCLAEDPAAIPAFVEETLRFDTPGQNLCRQTTAEITIAGVTIPADSRVMFLLGSANRDERAFQNPDFFDISRELTPENRIMTFGDGIHACLGAPLARLAGRVLVETLLEGPEIRVVGLPERWAKQMVRGFAKLPVKFVD; encoded by the coding sequence ATGTCGCTAGCCACTGATCCGAACACCACCGACATCCAGCAATGCCCGTTCAGCGGCGCCGCCCTCGCCGGCGAAGAAGCACGTATGCCGGACCCTGTCGCGGCGCCCGGGATGGGCCCGAAGCCCGCTCTGGAGACAGATCCCGGCGTCTTCTACGATCCGCTCTCCTACGCCGCTTATGACCATCCCTATGAGCTGTACAAAATCCTGCGGGACAAGGCGCCGGTCTACTACAACGAGCGCCGCGATCTGTACGTCGTCTCGCGTTATACCGATGTCCAGGCAGGCCTGCGAAACCACGGGCAGCTTTCCAGCGCCCTGGGCAACGACATGGACGGTACCCATGCGTCCTACGGGGCGGGCAATCTGATCATGGTGGACGCTCCCCGGCACACGTCGCTGCGATCGGCCGTCCGCCGCGTCTTTGTCGGACGCGAGATCCTGGCAAAGGAAGATGGCATCAGGGCACTGGCCCGCCACCTGATCACGGAACTCCGCGAGAACGGCGGCGGAGATTTTGCCACTGAGGTGGCGCTTCCGTTGGCTATCGGTGCGGCGACGAAAATGATCGGCATGGCCGTTGAGGACAGCGGAATGCTGCAGGAACATCTCCTGCGCTCCATGGTGCGGACGGTGGGCGAGTTCGGCGTGCCGGACGATGCCGCCGTCTCCAACCAGGAAGCCGAAGAGCACCTCGCGGACGTGTTTGGGAAGCGGAGCGAGGAGGTCGAAGCCGGCGGCACCGCCACAGGGTCGGATGCCATCGCCCAGATCATCCTCGGCATGCACGCCGGGAAAGTGGAGCCGGATGAACAGGTGGGCCTCGCCCATCTGATCCTGTCGGCAGCCATCGACGCCCCCGCCGCCCTCCTCACCAACCTTGTGGCAACCCTCGACAAGTTCCCGGCCTTCCAGCGCTGCCTTGCGGAGGACCCGGCCGCCATTCCGGCCTTTGTGGAGGAGACACTCCGCTTCGACACCCCCGGCCAGAACCTCTGCCGGCAGACCACCGCCGAGATCACCATCGCCGGCGTGACCATACCGGCGGACTCCCGGGTGATGTTCCTGCTGGGCTCCGCCAACCGGGACGAAAGGGCCTTCCAGAACCCGGACTTCTTTGATATCAGCCGCGAGTTGACGCCGGAGAACCGCATCATGACCTTCGGCGACGGTATCCACGCCTGCCTGGGCGCACCCCTGGCCCGGCTTGCCGGGCGCGTCCTCGTGGAGACTCTCCTCGAAGGCCCTGAGATCCGCGTGGTCGGGCTGCCTGAGCGCTGGGCCAAGCAAATGGTCCGCGGCTTCGCAAAGCTTCCGGTGAAGTTCGTTGACTGA
- a CDS encoding PDR/VanB family oxidoreductase has translation MSTTETISGPISDLTLEEAHFVARVAAKTHAADDVVLLTLQHQDGEDLPPWRPGAHIDLVLSNGLTRQYSLCGNSEDRSSYVVGVLNAPNSRGGSQFVHEALAAGDSVTVRGPRNHFRLVDAPNYLFVAGGIGITPIAAMIREVQEQGKPWTLVYGGRTLSSMAFRDELTAHGTRTTLWPQDQKGIIDLPTALGSPDSHTAVYTCGPEPLLAAVEAICAEKWPSGSLHLERFTAKKVDTAHDVAFEIELATSGVRLTVPAEKSVLRVLEEAGTRILSSCGEGTCGTCETTVIEGTIDHRDSVLTHEEKTENSCMMVCVSRATCPVLVLDL, from the coding sequence ATGAGCACAACAGAGACCATCTCCGGGCCGATTTCGGACCTCACCCTCGAAGAGGCCCATTTCGTTGCCCGCGTCGCAGCGAAGACACACGCAGCCGACGACGTCGTACTCCTCACGCTCCAGCACCAGGACGGCGAAGACCTTCCGCCGTGGCGACCCGGCGCCCATATCGACCTGGTTCTTTCGAACGGCCTGACGCGGCAATACTCCCTCTGCGGCAATTCGGAAGATCGGAGCAGCTACGTTGTGGGTGTCCTCAATGCACCCAACAGCCGCGGCGGCTCACAGTTCGTTCACGAGGCGCTGGCTGCCGGCGATTCGGTGACTGTCCGCGGTCCGCGGAACCACTTCCGGCTGGTCGATGCCCCCAACTACCTGTTCGTCGCCGGTGGTATCGGCATCACCCCTATTGCCGCGATGATCCGTGAAGTACAGGAGCAGGGAAAGCCTTGGACCCTCGTCTACGGCGGCCGGACACTTTCCTCCATGGCCTTCAGGGATGAGCTGACAGCCCACGGCACCCGAACCACGCTGTGGCCCCAGGACCAGAAGGGGATCATCGATCTGCCCACGGCCTTGGGCTCCCCGGACAGCCACACAGCCGTCTACACCTGCGGTCCGGAGCCGCTCCTGGCCGCCGTCGAGGCAATCTGTGCCGAGAAATGGCCCTCCGGGTCCCTGCACCTGGAACGGTTCACGGCAAAGAAGGTGGACACCGCGCACGATGTGGCGTTCGAAATCGAACTGGCAACGAGCGGCGTACGGCTGACCGTCCCGGCGGAAAAATCGGTCCTGCGCGTTCTCGAAGAAGCCGGCACACGCATCCTTTCCTCCTGCGGCGAAGGGACCTGCGGTACCTGCGAAACCACGGTCATCGAGGGAACTATCGACCACCGCGACTCCGTCCTCACCCACGAAGAAAAAACCGAAAACAGCTGCATGATGGTCTGCGTCTCCCGCGCCACATGCCCCGTCCTGGTGCTGGACCTCTAA
- a CDS encoding substrate-binding domain-containing protein yields MKPISTFKRGLGVIAMAGVATLALAGCTATSNASSTTGLADKFGSRAENRSVYFLTYYNPAGDAFWAQILKGAEDASTLGGLQLTHQTADADPDKMVDLVATATASKPAVIVMPFNEGEKWVKVACDASKAGIKVVAYNVPAPESAADCVSGFVGQDFFEVGTLVGERLAAEAKLGAGDKVLFPAEEPEQNYAIQRGGGVQKALDKVGAKGEYLRTSASDEEALNSLTSWLIANKDVKAVAPLGGTPHRNILAAMEAAGVKVPIVGFDTSPQVIDGIKAGDIIATADQQGFVQGFQSLMQSALAIDFGLAPANINSGGVSLIDKTNVENLEAPDLQGVRW; encoded by the coding sequence GTGAAACCTATTTCTACGTTCAAGCGAGGACTCGGCGTAATTGCCATGGCGGGCGTGGCAACGCTGGCGCTGGCAGGCTGCACCGCAACGTCCAATGCATCATCAACCACCGGCCTGGCCGACAAGTTCGGCAGCCGCGCCGAAAACCGCAGTGTGTACTTCCTGACCTACTACAACCCTGCCGGCGACGCATTCTGGGCCCAGATCCTCAAGGGAGCGGAAGACGCCTCCACCCTCGGCGGCCTGCAGCTGACGCACCAGACCGCCGACGCCGATCCGGACAAGATGGTGGACCTCGTGGCAACAGCCACGGCGTCCAAACCCGCCGTCATCGTGATGCCGTTCAACGAAGGCGAGAAGTGGGTCAAGGTGGCGTGTGACGCCTCCAAGGCAGGCATCAAGGTGGTTGCCTACAACGTGCCGGCACCCGAGAGTGCCGCCGACTGCGTCAGCGGCTTCGTCGGCCAGGACTTCTTCGAGGTCGGCACGCTCGTTGGCGAGCGCCTCGCTGCGGAGGCCAAGCTGGGCGCCGGCGACAAGGTCCTCTTCCCGGCGGAAGAGCCCGAGCAGAACTACGCCATCCAGCGGGGCGGCGGCGTGCAGAAAGCGCTCGACAAGGTGGGTGCGAAGGGCGAGTACCTCCGGACCTCCGCGTCCGATGAGGAAGCGCTGAACTCCCTCACCTCATGGCTCATCGCCAACAAGGACGTCAAGGCAGTGGCGCCCCTGGGAGGCACCCCGCACCGCAACATCCTGGCTGCCATGGAGGCAGCCGGCGTGAAGGTTCCTATCGTCGGCTTCGACACCTCCCCGCAGGTCATCGACGGCATCAAGGCCGGGGACATCATCGCCACGGCTGACCAGCAGGGCTTCGTCCAGGGATTCCAGTCGCTGATGCAGAGCGCCCTTGCCATCGACTTCGGCCTGGCGCCGGCGAACATCAACTCCGGCGGCGTCTCCCTCATCGACAAGACAAACGTGGAAAACCTCGAAGCGCCGGACCTCCAGGGCGTCCGCTGGTAA
- a CDS encoding sugar phosphate isomerase/epimerase family protein has product MPPADARFQALLRPRLNDEEMESLPRLTDELARTLIDRIDRAPLFAHAYALLGNLTYGGYGPADVLDFAHRHGLAGACIHLLDGEERSLGRMSDDRLGDFAGRARRLGLSIHLEISTTLRADVDEVVRIAGVLGVQHIRVYSRFEGTLSEVMTLIEQDLRRLAALADEHDLHFSFEQHEELRSTEVAELLRRVSHPRLHAMFDFGNMINACERPMDALSSLAPHILQAHLKGVDVLPEGDGYGHRGVLQGSPEDDLPGARMLFELLMLGEDKPQVIALALEQENLYYAPAFRHAGEGEDPFIPYRDLSTTGIPAGWTRDELLAAEPGWADHQVAYVKDLLTSLRDIAVSQLDTTNSMAGAR; this is encoded by the coding sequence ATGCCCCCAGCCGACGCCCGATTCCAGGCGCTCCTGAGACCCCGCCTCAACGACGAGGAAATGGAGTCCCTGCCCCGCCTCACTGACGAGCTCGCCCGGACCCTGATCGACCGGATCGACCGTGCCCCTCTGTTCGCCCACGCCTACGCCCTCCTCGGCAACCTGACCTACGGCGGGTACGGGCCCGCTGATGTGCTCGACTTCGCGCACCGGCACGGCCTGGCCGGCGCATGCATCCACCTCCTCGACGGCGAGGAGCGGAGCCTGGGCCGGATGAGCGACGACAGGCTGGGCGATTTCGCCGGTCGCGCCCGCCGCCTGGGTCTGAGCATCCACCTCGAAATCAGCACCACCCTGCGCGCGGATGTGGACGAGGTGGTCCGGATCGCTGGCGTCCTCGGTGTCCAGCACATCCGCGTCTACTCGCGTTTCGAGGGCACGCTCTCCGAGGTTATGACACTGATCGAGCAGGACCTGCGCCGGCTCGCCGCGCTCGCAGATGAGCACGATCTGCACTTCTCCTTCGAGCAGCACGAGGAACTGCGCTCCACCGAGGTCGCCGAGTTGCTGCGCCGGGTCTCTCATCCGCGCCTGCACGCCATGTTCGATTTCGGGAACATGATTAATGCCTGTGAGCGCCCCATGGATGCCCTGTCCTCGCTCGCCCCGCACATCCTGCAGGCGCACCTGAAAGGGGTGGATGTTCTCCCCGAGGGGGACGGATACGGTCACCGCGGTGTGCTGCAGGGAAGTCCTGAGGACGACCTGCCCGGTGCACGGATGCTCTTCGAACTCCTGATGCTCGGTGAGGACAAGCCCCAGGTCATCGCCCTGGCTCTCGAACAGGAAAACCTCTACTACGCTCCCGCCTTCCGCCACGCCGGCGAAGGCGAGGACCCGTTCATCCCGTACCGGGATCTGAGCACCACCGGCATCCCGGCCGGATGGACCCGGGATGAACTGCTCGCTGCAGAACCAGGCTGGGCCGACCACCAGGTGGCCTATGTGAAGGATCTGCTCACCTCGCTGCGCGACATCGCCGTATCGCAGCTCGACACAACGAACTCTATGGCAGGTGCACGATGA
- a CDS encoding LacI family DNA-binding transcriptional regulator: MISKRPTMMDVATRVGVSRQLVGLAFRNEAGVSSSTRERIFEAASELGYSPDIAARSLRRRSSNYIGVLFNPAHSSADDIVEALYAAAHARGYNLILGALTATRDERDAITELLGFRTESVILISPETPVNELRKLAKRLPVISIGRPLPQGVCSAVRSDGQRGIAAAVDHLVELGHRDIAYVLTRSLPEFAARHQGYVTAMDRHGLPSRVREVDGDFTEESGASAAESLLAEPVMPTAVVCSNDHAAMGLINRLLRAGLRVPEDVSVTGYDDSRIARLSFVDLTSVRQDPEEMSTAAVEAAVQMMSDQESAPQERMIVPTLVIRGSTGRPRSEAQLHPR, encoded by the coding sequence GTGATCTCTAAACGGCCGACCATGATGGACGTCGCCACTCGCGTCGGCGTTTCACGGCAGCTTGTGGGGCTCGCCTTCCGCAATGAGGCCGGCGTCAGTTCCTCGACGCGGGAACGCATCTTTGAGGCGGCTTCCGAGCTCGGATACAGCCCTGACATCGCAGCGCGGTCACTTCGCCGGCGGAGCAGCAACTACATCGGCGTGCTCTTCAACCCCGCCCATTCATCCGCGGACGACATTGTGGAAGCCCTCTATGCGGCGGCCCACGCGCGTGGCTACAACCTGATTCTCGGCGCCTTGACGGCGACGCGGGACGAGCGGGATGCCATCACGGAACTGCTCGGGTTCCGCACTGAGTCCGTCATTCTGATTTCCCCCGAAACGCCTGTAAACGAGCTGCGGAAACTGGCCAAGAGACTGCCGGTGATCAGCATCGGCAGGCCGCTGCCGCAGGGTGTCTGCAGTGCTGTCCGGTCAGACGGGCAACGGGGGATCGCGGCGGCCGTGGACCATTTGGTGGAACTCGGGCACCGGGACATTGCCTACGTCCTGACGCGGTCACTTCCTGAATTCGCCGCCCGCCACCAGGGATACGTGACCGCCATGGACAGGCATGGACTGCCCTCGCGGGTCCGGGAGGTTGACGGGGACTTCACCGAGGAATCCGGCGCCAGTGCCGCCGAGTCGCTTCTCGCCGAGCCAGTCATGCCCACCGCGGTGGTCTGCTCCAATGACCATGCTGCCATGGGCCTCATCAATAGGCTTCTGCGTGCCGGCTTGCGCGTGCCCGAGGATGTTTCGGTCACGGGCTACGACGACAGCCGCATCGCCAGGCTGTCGTTTGTTGACCTGACGAGCGTCCGCCAGGATCCCGAGGAAATGAGCACGGCGGCCGTCGAGGCCGCAGTTCAGATGATGTCAGACCAGGAGTCGGCGCCCCAGGAACGCATGATCGTTCCCACGCTGGTCATCAGGGGAAGTACGGGCCGGCCCCGGTCAGAGGCGCAGCTGCACCCCAGGTGA